In Carya illinoinensis cultivar Pawnee chromosome 6, C.illinoinensisPawnee_v1, whole genome shotgun sequence, a single genomic region encodes these proteins:
- the LOC122312528 gene encoding glutathione S-transferase U17-like → MANTSSTTDVKVLGAWPSPFVIRVRIALNIKSVKYEFLEETFGSKSQLLLQSNPVHKKIPVFIHGGKPIAESLIIVQYIDEVWSSGPSILPSDPYDRAIARFWAAYVDDKFFPPLRLIKSAQGEEKAALVKQVTEGLDLLEEAFQKSSKGKAFFGGDRIGYLDIAFGSTLGWLRATENMGEVKLLDGAKTPGLVLWAESFCADGAVKGLIPETEKLVEFAKLLAARMKGGAPPKQ, encoded by the exons ATGGCGAACACCAGCAGTACTACTGATGTCAAGGTTCTGGGTGCATGGCCGAGCCCATTCGTGATTAGGGTTCGCATTGCCCTGAACATCAAATCTGTTAAGTACGAGTTTCTTGAGGAGACATTTGGTTCTAAGAGCCAGCTTCTTCTCCAATCAAACCCTGTACACAAGAAAATCCCGGTTTTCATCCATGGCGGAAAGCCCATCGCTGAGTCTCTCATCATTGTGCAGTACATTGACGAAGTCTGGAGCTCTGGTCCCTCCATCCTCCCCTCTGATCCCTACGACCGTGCCATTGCACGATTTTGGGCTGCCTATGTTGATGATAAG TTTTTCCCGCCCTTGAGACTCATTAAGAGTGCACAAGGAGAGGAGAAAGCGGCATTAGTGAAACAAGTGACTGAAGGACTTGATCTATTGGAGGAAGCATTTCAGAAGAGCAGCAAAGGGAAGGCTTTCTTTGGGGGAGATAGAATTGGGTATCTTGATATTGCTTTCGGATCGACGTTGGGTTGGCTGAGAGCAACAGAGAACATGGGTGAGGTGAAGCTGCTGGATGGAGCAAAGACTCCTGGACTGGTGCTATGGGCTGAGAGCTTCTGTGCCGATGGTGCTGTTAAGGGTTTGATTCCAGAGACCGAGAAGCTTGTCGAGTTTGCCAAGCTTCTGGCCGCGAGGATGAAAGGCGGGGCTCCTCCTAAGCAATAA